The Flavobacteriales bacterium genome includes a window with the following:
- a CDS encoding pyridoxal phosphate-dependent aminotransferase yields MNILSNRILSMEASQTIAMAQKARELKNQGIDVVSLSLGEPDFDTPDFIKEGMKKAIDDNFSHYTPVPGYLSAREVIVKKLKRDNQLDFSPSQIVMSTGAKQCLAEIMLSILNPGDEVILPAPYWVSYKQMVELAEGTAKEIPTAVENHYKITPKQLEEAIGPKTKAFLFSSPSNPSGMLYTKDELKALAKVFEKHPEILIISDEIYELITFDGKHESIAQFENIKERVCIVNGLSKGFAMTGYRLGYIAAPQWLASAVSKMQSQITSGTCSIAQKAVETALAESPEKVSYMRDTFLNRRDFMHGELSKLKGFKMPLPQGAFYLFPDISYYFGKKHQGETIKNASDFAQKLLEDKFVATVSGDAFGTPNCLRLSYATSEENLKKAAERIIDFVNNLED; encoded by the coding sequence ATGAATATACTTTCCAATAGAATTTTGTCCATGGAAGCATCGCAAACGATTGCTATGGCACAAAAAGCAAGAGAACTAAAGAACCAAGGAATAGACGTAGTCAGTTTAAGTCTAGGAGAACCAGATTTTGACACCCCTGATTTTATCAAAGAAGGGATGAAGAAAGCAATTGATGATAATTTTTCTCACTATACACCTGTTCCAGGATATTTAAGTGCCCGAGAAGTTATTGTCAAAAAATTAAAAAGAGACAATCAATTAGACTTTTCACCATCACAAATAGTGATGTCCACAGGAGCAAAACAATGCTTAGCAGAAATTATGCTGTCCATCTTGAATCCTGGTGACGAAGTCATTCTTCCTGCACCCTATTGGGTAAGTTACAAGCAAATGGTAGAATTAGCCGAAGGAACTGCCAAAGAGATTCCTACCGCTGTAGAAAACCATTATAAAATAACACCAAAGCAGCTTGAGGAAGCAATTGGACCTAAAACAAAAGCTTTTTTGTTTAGTTCGCCCTCAAACCCCAGTGGGATGCTTTATACTAAGGATGAATTGAAGGCTTTGGCAAAAGTTTTTGAAAAACATCCTGAAATTCTCATTATTTCCGATGAAATCTATGAGTTAATCACCTTTGATGGTAAACACGAAAGCATTGCTCAATTTGAAAACATCAAAGAGCGAGTGTGTATCGTAAACGGATTATCAAAAGGATTTGCAATGACAGGGTATCGTTTAGGCTATATTGCAGCTCCACAATGGCTGGCATCAGCTGTGAGTAAAATGCAAAGTCAAATTACCTCAGGAACCTGCTCCATTGCCCAAAAAGCAGTAGAAACAGCACTGGCAGAATCACCAGAAAAAGTAAGCTATATGCGAGATACTTTTCTAAATAGGAGAGATTTTATGCACGGTGAACTCAGTAAATTAAAAGGTTTTAAAATGCCTTTACCTCAAGGTGCTTTTTATCTTTTCCCTGATATTTCCTATTATTTCGGAAAAAAACATCAAGGAGAAACAATAAAAAATGCTTCCGATTTTGCTCAAAAACTTCTCGAAGATAAATTTGTAGCTACCGTGAGTGGAGATGCCTTTGGGACACCAAATTGCTTGAGATTATCTTATGCAACTTCCGAAGAAAACTTAAAAAAAGCGGCAGAAAGAATTATCGATTTTGTCAATAATCTTGAAGACTAA
- a CDS encoding LytTR family DNA-binding domain-containing protein, which yields MDLKTCIVVEDEPLARQQIENYISDIDALELKGSFSNGLEAQKFLMNNQIDFCFLDIEMPKLNGMELAKRLKEQKNECKIIFTTAYANFAAESYDVQAIDYLLKPLSKKKFINRVERILSEEQNMDKASLEHIQQEFLFVKTSYQIKKIALKDILYFEGLKDYIQIFTKNEKHPVLILSNFKNILKKLPEEQFMRVHRSYIVNLKKIEIVEKNRIIFGEKFIPISETYKDPFFEFLDDFLL from the coding sequence ATGGATTTAAAAACTTGTATTGTTGTAGAAGATGAACCTTTGGCTCGTCAGCAGATAGAAAACTATATTTCAGACATAGACGCACTGGAACTCAAAGGAAGTTTTTCGAATGGACTAGAAGCTCAAAAATTTTTGATGAATAATCAAATAGATTTTTGTTTTTTGGATATAGAAATGCCAAAACTAAATGGAATGGAGCTTGCAAAAAGATTAAAAGAACAAAAAAATGAATGCAAAATTATTTTTACAACAGCTTATGCAAATTTTGCTGCAGAATCTTATGATGTTCAGGCAATAGATTACCTTCTAAAACCTTTGTCCAAAAAGAAATTTATAAACCGAGTTGAGCGAATATTATCTGAAGAGCAAAATATGGATAAAGCGTCTTTAGAGCATATTCAGCAAGAATTTTTGTTTGTAAAAACAAGCTATCAAATCAAAAAAATAGCGTTAAAAGACATCTTGTATTTCGAGGGATTAAAGGATTATATTCAGATTTTTACAAAAAACGAAAAGCATCCTGTTCTCATTCTATCTAATTTTAAAAATATTTTAAAAAAACTGCCCGAAGAGCAATTTATGAGGGTACACAGATCTTATATTGTCAATCTCAAAAAAATAGAAATTGTTGAAAAAAACAGAATTATTTTTGGGGAAAAATTTATTCCAATATCAGAAACCTACAAGGATCCATTTTTTGAGTTTTTAGACGATTTTTTGTTGTAA